One Thermus antranikianii DSM 12462 DNA segment encodes these proteins:
- a CDS encoding stage V sporulation protein S has product METLRVSSKSRPNSVAGAIAALLRTKGEVEVQAIGPQAVNQAVKAIAIARGYIAPDNLDLVVKPAFVKLELENEERTALKFSIKAHPLES; this is encoded by the coding sequence GTGGAAACGTTGCGCGTGTCTTCCAAGTCCCGCCCTAACTCCGTGGCCGGTGCCATCGCAGCGCTCTTGCGCACCAAGGGGGAGGTGGAGGTGCAGGCCATCGGGCCTCAGGCGGTGAACCAGGCGGTGAAGGCCATCGCCATCGCTCGGGGGTACATCGCCCCCGACAACCTGGACCTGGTGGTCAAGCCAGCCTTCGTGAAGCTGGAGTTGGAGAACGAGGAACGGACCGCCCTTAAGTTCAGCATCAAGGCCCATCCCCTGGAG
- a CDS encoding transposase has protein sequence MPTAQYLLSAILALLPSPHLQESLEALLLLLLQGHGKARPQHSQTKSPARCFPHGKAAALSRFFNRYAWPTRTLIRLARREAERALDRARPRRGSKPRLLVVLDLVTLEKRGLLRALPLSFFHGKWGLHLGVVYLVHGELRIPWSYRVWRGKGEKSLSLLALRLLASLPPWMRKAFRVRVVADTAFGTIRFLRGVRELGLEAVVGMRRFSIEHFFKAMKSEFSLGQFGQRTALGVHRFLVLSPLAYLLAHWVKLASEEKGCTWWEAARRLFPEPVALILSRELSLLGLWPPPPGKGVEDACLCGICGRCKF, from the coding sequence ATGCCCACAGCCCAGTACCTACTCTCGGCCATCCTAGCCCTTCTGCCAAGCCCCCACCTCCAGGAGTCCCTCGAAGCCCTCCTCCTCCTGCTCTTGCAGGGCCACGGCAAAGCCAGACCCCAGCACAGCCAGACCAAGTCCCCCGCAAGGTGTTTCCCTCACGGGAAAGCAGCCGCCCTCTCCCGCTTCTTCAACCGGTATGCCTGGCCCACCCGCACCCTCATCCGCCTCGCCCGAAGGGAGGCGGAAAGGGCCCTGGACCGCGCCAGGCCCAGACGGGGTTCCAAGCCCAGGCTCCTGGTGGTCCTGGACCTGGTCACCCTGGAGAAGCGGGGCCTCCTCAGGGCCCTGCCTCTCTCCTTCTTCCACGGCAAGTGGGGCCTCCACCTGGGGGTGGTCTACCTGGTCCACGGCGAGCTCCGCATCCCCTGGAGCTACCGCGTATGGCGGGGCAAGGGGGAAAAGAGCCTCTCCCTCCTGGCCCTCAGGCTCTTAGCCTCCCTGCCCCCTTGGATGCGGAAGGCCTTCCGGGTGCGGGTGGTGGCCGATACCGCATTCGGCACCATCCGGTTTTTGCGGGGGGTCAGGGAGCTGGGATTGGAGGCGGTGGTAGGGATGCGGCGGTTTAGCATCGAGCACTTCTTCAAGGCCATGAAAAGCGAGTTCTCCCTGGGTCAGTTTGGGCAGCGGACAGCTTTGGGGGTGCACCGTTTTCTGGTGCTTTCCCCCCTGGCCTACCTGCTGGCCCACTGGGTAAAGCTGGCCTCTGAGGAGAAAGGGTGTACCTGGTGGGAGGCGGCGAGACGGCTCTTTCCTGAGCCGGTGGCCCTGATCCTTTCGCGCGAGCTCTCGCTCCTGGGGCTCTGGCCTCCACCTCCAGGGAAAGGGGTAGAAGATGCGTGTTTATGCGGGATATGCGGGAGGTGCAAGTTTTGA